The Streptomyces tendae DNA segment GCGCCGGTCTGCCTCCAGGCCGCGGACCTGCTCCAGGCGCGCGGGATCGGATGCACCGTGGTCGACCCCCGCTGGGTCAAGCCCGTCGACCCGGCCCTCCCGCACCTGGCCGCCGACCACCGGCTGGTGGCCGTCGTGGAGGACAACAGCCGTGCCGCCGGGGTCGGTTCGGCGGTCGCGCTGGCGCTGGGCGACGCCGAGATCGACGTGCCGGTACGTCGGTTCGGCGTCCCGGAGCAGTTCCTCGCGCACGCCAAGCGCGGTGAGGTGCTCGCCGACATCGGTCTCACCCCCGTCGACATCGCCGGGCGCATCAGCGCGAGCCTCGCCGTCGGGGAAGAACTCGCGAAACAGCCACAGGACGCACAGGAGCACCAGGCATGACCACCGCGGAGTCCGCGTCGGAGTCGTCACAGGCCGTGAAGTTCGACCTCGGCGCGCTGCTCGCCGAACGCGGGGCCGAGCGCTACGACCTGCACAACCGCTACCTCAACCCGCAGCTCCCGCGCATGCTGCACACCATCGGCTTCGACAAGGTCTACGAGCGGGCCGAGGGCGCCCACTTCTGGGACGCCGACGGCAACGACCACCTGGACATGCTCGCCGGGTTCGGAGTGATGGGCCTCGGCCGCCATCACCCGGTGGTCCGCAAGGCACTGCACGACGTGCTGGACCTGTCCCTGGCCGACCTCACCCGCTTCGACTGCCAGCCGCTGCCCGGCCTGCTCGCCGAGCGGCTCCTCGCCCACAGCCCGCACCTGGACCGGGTGTTCTTCGGCAACAGCGGCACGGAGGCCGTGGAGGGCGCCCTGAAGTTCGCCCGGTACGCCACCGGGCGGCCGCGCGTGCTCTACTGCGAGCACGCCTTCCACGGCCTGACCACCGGCTCCCTCTCGGTCAACGGCGAGGCGGGCTTCCGGGACGGGTTCGCCCCGCTGCTACCCGACACGGCGGTACCGCTCGGGGACCTCGACGCCCTGGAGCGGGAGCTGCGCAAGGGCGACGTGGCCGCCCTGATCGTGGAGCCCATCCAGGGCAAGGGCGTGCTCGAGGCGCCGCCCGGTTATCTGCGGTCCGCGCAGGAACTGCTGCACCGGCACAAGGCACTGCTGATCGCCGACGAGGTGCAGACCGGGCTCGGCCGCACCGGCGACTTCTACGGCTACCAGCACGAGGAGGGGGTGGAACCGGACCTGGTGTGCGTCGCCAAGGCGCTGTCCGGCGGGTACGTGCCGGTGGGGGCGACGCTCGGCAGGGACTGGATCTTCAAGAAGGTCTTCTCGTCGATGGACCGGGTGCTGGTGCACTCGGCCAGCTTCGGGTCCAACGCGCAGGCCATGGCCGCGGGCCTCGCGGTCCTGTCGGTCATTGAGGACGAGCAGATCGTCGCGCACGTGCGCACCACCGGCGACCTGCTGCGGACCCGGCTGGCCGCCCTGACCGACCGCTACGAACTGCTCGCCGAGGTCCGCGGCCGGGGCCTGATGATCGGCATCGAGTTCGGCCGGCCCCGCTCGCTGAAGCTGCGCTCGCGCTGGACCATGCTCCAGGCGGCCCGCAAGGGGCTGTTCGCGCAGATGGTGGTGGTGCCCCTGCTGCAGCGGCACCGTATCCTCACTCAGGTCTCCGGCGACCATCTGGAGGTGATCAAACTGATCCCTCCGCTGATCATCGACGAGGACGACGTGAACCGGTTCGTGGACGCCTTCACCGCGGTGATGGACGACGCCCACGAGGGCGGACTCATCTGGGAGTTCGGCAAGACCCTGGTCAAGCAGGCGGTCGCCAACCGCTGACTGGCGGTCGCGTCGCGTCGCGCCGGCCGCGGCGAGCGGACGGAGCCCTGGCTTTGCCTCAGAGGCAAGAAAATTGCCTCAGGGGCAAGGCTGGGTGCTCAATGGAGGCATGAGCTCCTCCGAGACCGAGCCGCGGGACGAGCCTGCCGAAGCGCTCCCCGCGGTCGCTCCGCAGCTGCGCGCCCTGCGCCGGCGGTCCTCCCTGACGCTGGAGGCCGCCGCCCGGCAGGCGGGTCTGTCGCCCGCCCACCTCTCCCGGCTGGAGACCGGGCAGCGCCAGCCCTCGCTGCCCATGCTGCTCTCCCTGGCCCGGATCTACGGCACGACCGTCTCCGAGCTGCTCGGGGAGTCGGCCGCCGACCGGGACGCCGTGGTGCGCGCCACGGACATGGAACCCACGGCGGCCGGCGGCTGGACGTACTGGCAGGCCGGTGCCGCCGGGCGCGGCATGCAGGCCCTGCGGGTCCATGTGCCGCACGGCTCCCAGGGCGACATCGTGCGCGTCCACCCCGGTGAGGAGTGGTTGTACGTCCTCAAGGGGCGGCTGCGGCTGCGCCTCGGTGACACCCTGCACCGGCTGGGCCCGGGCGACAGCGCGCACTTCGACTCGCTGACCCCGCACCGCATCGCCGCCCAGGACCCCGACGGGGTCGAGCTGCTGTTCGTCCACACCCTGCTGCAGAGTCCCACGGCCGCCCTGTGCCTGGGCCCGACCCATGGAGAGACACCGTGACCGGCAAAGACATGGAGGAGAAGCTCCCGCGGGCCCTGTGGGTGAGGCTGTTCGTCTACGTCGTGGTCGGGCATCTCTTCGCGGCCTTCATCTACTTCCTCTTCGAGATGGCCCCGAAGAAGTGAGCGCGCCGCGGTAGAGGCAGACGGACGTCAGTCGAGCAGGCGCTCGCGCAGCCGCTCCCTGTGGGCGGACGTGAGGCCGAGCCCCTGCTCCAGGTACGTGTCCACCCCGCCCCAGGTCTCCTCGATCGTCTCGAAGGCGGCCGCCAGGTACTCCTCGCGCGCGTCGAAGAGCGGGCTGAGCAGCTCCATGACCTCGGGGGAGTAGGTGTCGGGGGAGCTGCCGCTGCGGCGCACCCTGTACCGGCGGTGCTTGGCGTTGGACTTCAGGTAGTCCTCGACGATCGCGTCCCGCTCCACGCCCACGGCGAGGAGCGTCACCGCCACCGAGAGTCCCGCGCGGTCCTTGCCGGCCGCGCAGTGCATCAGCGCGGGCACGCTGTCCTCGGCGAGCGCGCTCAGCACCTGGGAGTGTTCGCCGGTGCGTGCCTTGATGGTGGTGCGGTAGGAGTTGATCATCCGGTCGGCGCCCTGGCCGTCGGAGAGGATCGCGCGCAGCTGGTCGATGTCGCCGTCGCGCACCATCTTCCAGAACTCCGCGCCGTCGGCCGGGTCGCTGAGCGGCAGGTTCACGTTGCGCACGCCCGGCAGCTCGACGTCCGGCCCCTCCAGCTTCTGGTCGGCCGCGTTACGGAAGTCGAACACCGTGTGCAGGCCGAGCGAGGCGAGGAAGGCGGCGTCCTCCGCGGTGGCGTGGGCGAGGTGGCCGCTGCGGAACAGCACGCCGTGCCGCACGCGCCGGCCGTCCACGGTCGGCAGTCCTCCCACGTCGCGGAAGTTGCGCACCCCGGTCAGCTGGGGCTCGGTCGACGGGATCTCCTGCGTCACGGACGGCTCCTCCCACTCGGCGCCGTCGCCGCGGCTCGTCGACGGGCACCACTCGACGATACGACATGCCTGCCAGGGGCAATGAGTTGTCCACAGGGCAGACGCGGGGCGAGCGGGGCGTGTGTGCGCTGTCCGTTCATGAGTGATTCTGTTTGATTGCGTGAACCTCTTGGGCGGTCGCTGACGGGAAGATCCAGATGTCGTGAATGCTCCAGGTGTGACGTCGTACTTGGGGTGATAAAGGCGTTGTGTCCGTTTGGTTCGCTTGAGGTCAAAGTGCCCCCATAGGACGGGAATTGAGGATGGGGTGCGTGAGCATCGTCATATCGGTGACCGTGCGCTGTCGCCATGCTCACGTAATCCCCCTTCATGGCAGGGGAATTCGTTCCCGCGCCACTTCAACGGTCCACGCAGGGTGACGCCGTTTCCCCCTTTCGATCACGGAAAAAGCCGGTTCGCGGGAACACGCGCTTGTTTCGCCGCGTCGAGGTCGCTTACGTTCCCAACCGATCCGGACGGACGCCTAATCCTGCCGCCGCCCGGAGCCCGCACACACTGACCCGACGCACGGCAGGAGCGGGGGACCCACAGGTACAACCGCCTGTTCCGGACCCCGGAAACAGGCTTGGGGTAAAGCCGCGCAGCGACGCGGCCGGACATCTCCAGTCCGCACCCGACAGCTCACCTCGTAGGCGCCGGAGAGGAATTCGACATGCCCGCGAAGGGTAAGCACCGCCGTACCAAGGCTCAGCGTTTCACCCGCTCCATCGCCGTCGCCGGAACCGGTGGCGCCGCGCTCGCCCTGCCGCTTCTGGGCGCCACCGGCGCGCACGCCGCGACCCCGCAGTCGGCCCCCCAGAAGGCCGTTCAGTCCCTTTCCGTCTCCAGCCACCAGGCCACGGGCGACAAGGGCGACGAGGCCCGCACGTACACCGTGAAGGCCGGCGACTACCTCGCCAAGATCGCCGAGGCGGAGCACGTCGACGGTGGCTGGAAGAAGCTCTACGCGGACAACCGCGAGGCCGTCGGCGAGGACCCGTCGCTCATCCATCCGGGTCTGAAGCTGTCCCTCCAGGGCGAGGCCGCCAAGAGCGCCCCCAAGCAGTCGACTTCGCCGCAGGAGTCGAAGCCCGCCGCGCCCAAGGCCGAGAAGCCCGCCGCGCCCAAGGCCGAGAAGCCCGCCGCGCCCAAGGCGGAGAAGCCCGCCGAGAAGCCGGCCCAGAAGTCGTCCGAGGAGTCCTCCTCCGGGGCCTCCACCCAGACCACCTCCGGCTTCACCTCCCCGGTGTCCGGTGGCGGCATCGGCACCGCCTACAAGGTGGCCGGCGGCATGTGGTCCAGCGGTTACCACACCGGTGTGGACTTCACCGTCCCGACCGGCACCCCCCTGAAGGCCGTCGGCGCCGGCACCGTCGTCTCCGCCGGCTGGGGCGGCGCGTACGGCAACCAGGTCGTCATCCAGCTGAGCGACGGCCACTACGCCCAGTACGCCCACCTCTCCTCCCTGTCCGTCTCGGCGGGCCAGACCGTGAGCGCCGGCCAGCAGGTCGGTCTCTCCGGTGCGACCGGCAACGTGACCGGCCCGCACCTGCACTTCGAGATCCGTACCACCCCGAACTACGGTTCGGACGTGGACCCGATCTCCTACCTCCGCTCCAAGGGCGTCGCTCTCTGACCCCTCGCGGCACCCTTCCTGACACGCGCGCCGAAGGCCGACCCCGATCCACGGGGCCGGCCTTCGGCGTATTCCGGGCTTGGCCAACATTTGAGAGTGGCTTATCTCACCGCACGTCAACCCTCCCCTACGGTCGCGTAGGTCACATCGGAAGGTGAATCATGTCCGGCTGTGGCAGACGATTCGAAGAGTGACAAGGCAAGAGTGATCGGGTCGTACGTGGCGGTGGGGGACAGCTTCACCGAGGGCGTCGGCGACCCCGGCCCCGACGGGTCGTACGTCGGCTGGGCCGACCGGCTGGCCGTCCTGCTCGCCGACCGCAGGCCCGAAGGCGACTTCCGTTACGCCAACCTCGCCGTGCGCGGCAGGCTGCTGGACCAGATCGTGGCCGACCAGCTTCCCCGGGCGGTCGAACTCGCCCCCGACCTGGTCTCGTTCTGTGCGGGCGGCAACGACATCCTGCGCCCGGGCACCGACCCGGACGAGGTGGCCGAGCGCTTCGAGCGGGCCGTCGCCCGGCTCGCCGCGACGGCCGGCACGGTCCTGGTGACCACCGGGTTCGACACCCGTGGCGTCCCCCTGCTCAAGCATCTGCGCGGCAAGATCGCCACGTACAACGGGCATGTGCGGGCCGTCGCCGACCGCTACGGCTGCCCGGTGCTCGACCTGTGGTCCCTGCGCAGCGTGCAGGACCGCAGGGCCTGGGACGCCGACCGGCTGCACCTGTCACCCGAGGGGCACACACGGGTCGCGCTCCGCGCGGGCCTGGCCCTCGGCCTGACGGTCCCCGCCGACCCGGAGCAGGCCTGGCCGGCGCTGCCGCCGCGCGGCACCCTGGAGATCCGCAGGGACGACGTCCACTGGGCCCGCGAGTACCTGGTGCCGTGGATCGGCCGCCGGCTGCGCGGCGAGTCCTCGGGCGACCACGTGATTCCCAAGGGCACGCTCTCCCCGGACGACATCAGGGAACGGATCGCGGCGGTCGCCTGAGCGCCGGACGCCCATGACGAGGCCCGGTCCGGGCCCCTGCGGAACCTCCTGGACCCGGCCCGGCCCCGTGGGCTCTTCCACAACCCGGCCCGGGTGTCGCGGGCGCCGCCCATAATGGAATCTCCGATCGATTTCACGTGGAGGTACCGTGGCCGCTTCTTCGAACCTCGGGCCGGGTTCAAGGGCCCTGCGGCCGTTGGCCTTCGGCGCGGACCCGAGTGGCGAGCGCATGGCGCGCATCCGCAGGTCCCCGCACTTCGAGAACGGCGTCTTCCGGAACCCGGGCGGTCCGGCCCGGATCCGCCCCACGGGGTCGAACCGGGACCTGGCGAAGCTCTACCTGGACAAGGACGCCCGCTCCCGGCGCGCCCCGCAGGGCGCGATCCCGGTGCATCCCACGACCCTCGCGGACATCTCCCGCCCGCCCGCCACGGGGCTGCGCCTGACGTGGGCGGGCCACTCCGGTGTGCTCGCGGAGATCGACGGGCAGCGGGTGCTGTTCGACCCGGTGTGGGGTGAGCGCTGTTCCCCCTTCCCCTTCGCCGGACCGAAGCGGCTGCATCCCGTGCCGCTGCCCCTGGCCGCGCTCGGACCGGTCGACGTCGTGGTGATCTCCCACGACCACTACGACCACCTGGACCTGCCCACGATCAAGGAGCTGGCCGGCACGGACACCGTCTTCGCGGTGCCGCTCGGCGTGGGCGCGCACCTGGAGCGCTGGGGCGTGTCCGCGGACCGGCTGCGCGAGCTGGACTGGCAGGAGTCGACGCGGATCGGGGGGCTCACACTGACCGCCACCCCGGCCCGTCACTTCTGCGGCCGGGGCCTGCGCAACACCCAGCACACCCTGTGGGCCTCCTGGGTCGTCGCCGGCGAGCGGCACCGGATCCACCACAGCGGTGACACCGGCTACTTCGACGGCTTCCGGGACATCGGCGCCGCCCACGGCCCGTTCGACGCGACGATGATCCAGGTCGGCGCCTACTCGGACTTCTGGCCGGACATCCACATGACGCCCGAGGAGGGCGTGCGCGCGCACCTCGACCTCCAGGGAGGCGAGCCGGGCGGTGTCCTGCTCCCGATCCACTGGGGCACCTTCAACCTGGCCCCGCACCCGTGGGCGGAGCCCGCGGAGTGGATGCGGGCAGCGGCCGGCGCGGTCGGGCAGGCCGTCGCCTTCCCCGTCCCGGGTCAGCCTTTCGAGCCTGCCGGTGACCTTCCCGTACGTCCCTGGTGGCAGGACGTGTCCCGGCCGCTGGACCGCGAGTGGCCCGTTCCCGGGATCACCCCGCAGGCGTCCCGTGACGGCCTCGACCTCGTGGGCGAGGACTGATGTGCGGCGGCGCGGGCGTGTGGATCTCCCGATGAGTTCCCGCACTGCCCCGACCGGCCGGACGATCACGATCCGGAGGGCCGTCGCGAGGGACGCCAAGCGGCTGACGCGGATCGTGCGCGGCTCCGGTGCCTACGAGGGCAGATACGCCACCGCGGTCGCGGGCTACCGGGTCGGTCCCGACTACATCGAGGCCCACCGTGTCTTCGTCGCCGTCGACGCCGACGGCGACGAAGGCCGGGTCCTCGGGTTCTACTCGCTCGTTCTCGCCCCGCCGGAGCTCGACCTGCTGTTCGTCGCCGACGACGCGCAAGGACGGGGGATCGGGAGACAGCTCGTCGCGCACATGCGGTCCGAGGCCCGGGCCGCCGGGCTCGACCGCGTCGTGGTCGTGTCGCACATCCCCGCAGAGGGTTTCTACCAGCGCGTCGGCGCGGTGCGGACCGGGACCGTGCCCGCGAACCCGCCCGCCGTACCGTGGGACCGTCCCGAACTCGAGTTCCGCACCTCTTCACAATGAACAAAAAGTCTGTGCCGGCGAAGTGAGAATTGCACGGACTGTGACATGAGAGATTGTGACGCAATGGGCGGAGCGAAATCTCGTCATTAGGGCAGGTCAATTTCCGCGTGCTACTGTCTGTCTCAGTTGCAGTTGTGGTTCCCGAAAACTTCGGGTGCCCCCACCCGGTTCCGCCGGCGGGGAGCGCCTGCTTTTCCGGTCATTTCCGG contains these protein-coding regions:
- a CDS encoding helix-turn-helix domain-containing protein; protein product: MSSSETEPRDEPAEALPAVAPQLRALRRRSSLTLEAAARQAGLSPAHLSRLETGQRQPSLPMLLSLARIYGTTVSELLGESAADRDAVVRATDMEPTAAGGWTYWQAGAAGRGMQALRVHVPHGSQGDIVRVHPGEEWLYVLKGRLRLRLGDTLHRLGPGDSAHFDSLTPHRIAAQDPDGVELLFVHTLLQSPTAALCLGPTHGETP
- a CDS encoding SGNH/GDSL hydrolase family protein gives rise to the protein MIGSYVAVGDSFTEGVGDPGPDGSYVGWADRLAVLLADRRPEGDFRYANLAVRGRLLDQIVADQLPRAVELAPDLVSFCAGGNDILRPGTDPDEVAERFERAVARLAATAGTVLVTTGFDTRGVPLLKHLRGKIATYNGHVRAVADRYGCPVLDLWSLRSVQDRRAWDADRLHLSPEGHTRVALRAGLALGLTVPADPEQAWPALPPRGTLEIRRDDVHWAREYLVPWIGRRLRGESSGDHVIPKGTLSPDDIRERIAAVA
- a CDS encoding MBL fold metallo-hydrolase codes for the protein MAASSNLGPGSRALRPLAFGADPSGERMARIRRSPHFENGVFRNPGGPARIRPTGSNRDLAKLYLDKDARSRRAPQGAIPVHPTTLADISRPPATGLRLTWAGHSGVLAEIDGQRVLFDPVWGERCSPFPFAGPKRLHPVPLPLAALGPVDVVVISHDHYDHLDLPTIKELAGTDTVFAVPLGVGAHLERWGVSADRLRELDWQESTRIGGLTLTATPARHFCGRGLRNTQHTLWASWVVAGERHRIHHSGDTGYFDGFRDIGAAHGPFDATMIQVGAYSDFWPDIHMTPEEGVRAHLDLQGGEPGGVLLPIHWGTFNLAPHPWAEPAEWMRAAAGAVGQAVAFPVPGQPFEPAGDLPVRPWWQDVSRPLDREWPVPGITPQASRDGLDLVGED
- a CDS encoding LysM peptidoglycan-binding domain-containing M23 family metallopeptidase; this translates as MPAKGKHRRTKAQRFTRSIAVAGTGGAALALPLLGATGAHAATPQSAPQKAVQSLSVSSHQATGDKGDEARTYTVKAGDYLAKIAEAEHVDGGWKKLYADNREAVGEDPSLIHPGLKLSLQGEAAKSAPKQSTSPQESKPAAPKAEKPAAPKAEKPAAPKAEKPAEKPAQKSSEESSSGASTQTTSGFTSPVSGGGIGTAYKVAGGMWSSGYHTGVDFTVPTGTPLKAVGAGTVVSAGWGGAYGNQVVIQLSDGHYAQYAHLSSLSVSAGQTVSAGQQVGLSGATGNVTGPHLHFEIRTTPNYGSDVDPISYLRSKGVAL
- a CDS encoding GNAT family N-acetyltransferase, translating into MSSRTAPTGRTITIRRAVARDAKRLTRIVRGSGAYEGRYATAVAGYRVGPDYIEAHRVFVAVDADGDEGRVLGFYSLVLAPPELDLLFVADDAQGRGIGRQLVAHMRSEARAAGLDRVVVVSHIPAEGFYQRVGAVRTGTVPANPPAVPWDRPELEFRTSSQ
- a CDS encoding aspartate aminotransferase family protein; the protein is MTTAESASESSQAVKFDLGALLAERGAERYDLHNRYLNPQLPRMLHTIGFDKVYERAEGAHFWDADGNDHLDMLAGFGVMGLGRHHPVVRKALHDVLDLSLADLTRFDCQPLPGLLAERLLAHSPHLDRVFFGNSGTEAVEGALKFARYATGRPRVLYCEHAFHGLTTGSLSVNGEAGFRDGFAPLLPDTAVPLGDLDALERELRKGDVAALIVEPIQGKGVLEAPPGYLRSAQELLHRHKALLIADEVQTGLGRTGDFYGYQHEEGVEPDLVCVAKALSGGYVPVGATLGRDWIFKKVFSSMDRVLVHSASFGSNAQAMAAGLAVLSVIEDEQIVAHVRTTGDLLRTRLAALTDRYELLAEVRGRGLMIGIEFGRPRSLKLRSRWTMLQAARKGLFAQMVVVPLLQRHRILTQVSGDHLEVIKLIPPLIIDEDDVNRFVDAFTAVMDDAHEGGLIWEFGKTLVKQAVANR
- a CDS encoding DUF6126 family protein: MTGKDMEEKLPRALWVRLFVYVVVGHLFAAFIYFLFEMAPKK
- a CDS encoding tyrosine-protein phosphatase, producing MTQEIPSTEPQLTGVRNFRDVGGLPTVDGRRVRHGVLFRSGHLAHATAEDAAFLASLGLHTVFDFRNAADQKLEGPDVELPGVRNVNLPLSDPADGAEFWKMVRDGDIDQLRAILSDGQGADRMINSYRTTIKARTGEHSQVLSALAEDSVPALMHCAAGKDRAGLSVAVTLLAVGVERDAIVEDYLKSNAKHRRYRVRRSGSSPDTYSPEVMELLSPLFDAREEYLAAAFETIEETWGGVDTYLEQGLGLTSAHRERLRERLLD